GCTTGTGTCACATGACCTGTGCTGAGGTCACaggcttcttttttctttgtttcttttgaaactttaatgttttcctgttttgagGTGAGACCCAGTCGGGGCTGAGGCTACATTGTGGGTGGGTCTAAAGGGCCAACAATGACACGCCAACCTTGACGCTCGGTGTTGAGCTTTCTGAAAAAGTAACAGGTAGCATTTATGGAGTCATTGCAGGTGAATTCTGACCAATCGCAGCAGCCCGATTCACTCTCACCTGTTAAACTTGAGCAGGATatcaggggtcagaggtcactcaGCAGATCACTCTAAGCCGTCCAGAACCAGAGCCCTGGTGTGAAGGTCTGCTGCCGGCTCTGCGCTGGTTTGGCCCAGCTGTGGACCTTTCCTGCAGGCTGGAGATCCAGATGTTTGGCTGAGATCCGGCTCTTTGGCTGTAGAAGCTGTAAGATCCGGGTCCGGGTTAGATGCTGCATTGTGTCGCAGTCCCTGCATGTTTAGGAGAAGTTGGAGTTTGGGTCGAGTCTGAGGACCCGAAGCTTCCGCGCTCCTCGGCaggtcctcctcacagctcaaacCTGTTTCTGCTTCAAGGTCCTCGGGAGGAGATTCTCTACCTGCCCTGCATCTACCGCAACACCGGCATCCTGAAACCTGACTACCTGGCCACTGTGGACGTGGACCCCAAATCCCCCACCTACTGCCAGGTAGAGCTGAGCCCCGCTGGAGGCCGAggacttcctcctcctcctttagtTTTATATCTAACATCAGAGTCAgttgcctcctcttcctcttctttagtCACAGATGAACTTTGAGAACAGGCTAACCAATGTGCTGTTTTGCattgtgacctttgacccatgCCCTCACAGGTGATCCACCGGCTGCCGATGCCGAACCTTCGTGACGAGTTGCATCACTCCGGCTGGAACGCCTGCAGCAGCTGCTTCGACGACGCCTCCAAGAAGAGAAACTTCCTGATCCTGCCGTCGCTCATCTCATCCCGAATTTACGTGGTCGACGTGGGGACGAATCCCAGAGCGCCCAAAATCCACAAGGTACGCACGCCGCGGCACTGGGGGCCGCTgactgcacacagacacacacactggtacTGATTATGGACATGTTCCTCATACAAATCGACTTTTACAAATGTCGACCCCCCCCGAGACGGCCGCGTGGTCACACAGCACCTTGACCGAGGGCACGCTTACATCCACGCGCAGCAATCAGGAGTAAGCAGAGGGTTAAAGTGAAGGCTGCTGCGGGTCTGTCAGGCCTGAACTTTGGACATGTTGGGATAttcctctctttctcactcAGACCTTGTGATGGGAGCTGGGGGTTAAAGATGGCAGTCGGCCTCGCCTCGTGTCGACCGTGGCGGGTCAGTGCGGTGGGACGTGAGAAAACCGCTTAAAGTGAAGCTGCGTAACAGGCTGGCGCCTTTTGTCTGCAGCACTAAAGACTGGAATGTAAAGTTAGGAGGCCCGTCCGGTCTTTCAGAGAGTGTGGGGCCCACACCACCCGAAGCCTGAGACCcccacagacagcagcagcgcCCTCCACAGGCTTTTAGCTCCACGTGACAGAAACCTGCGATCACACAGAGAAGTCTGCATGTGGTAGCTTTAGGAAGAGCAGCTGCTCTCCTTAAATTCAGACAGATGACTCCTTTGGGTCTGCTGTCAGagagcgaggaggaggaggaggagttcaTCCGGAGTTCAGGCTGGATGATGAAGCACAGCTGCTCTTTAAAAACATTCAGCATTTAAACACATGCGCATGTCTTTAAATGCGGAATGTTTCTGACACAAAACCACGAGAAAAGGCGCTTTCGACCGGGCGGTGTTATAGACCACGCTTAAATGAATActtaacaaattaaatataaataaagttaattaACCCTCCTCAGGCTGTGGGGTGACTGTTCTGGGCTGAGACTCTCCGATCAGGTCTGGGTGCGATTCAAAAGTCAAAATAATGACCAAGAGTCTGGTTACCCCTCCCacttctttcattttcattcatttttaggtgtgtgtgtgtgtgtgtgcgcgtgcgtgcgcGTGCGTGTGTATAACATATATTAAATACTTTTCAGATGGTGGAGCCCATCGAGCTGTATTGGAAGTGCGGCCTGGCGAACCCCCACACCAGCCACTGTCTGGGCAGTGGTCAGATTATGATCAGCTGCATGGGAGACCCGTCCGGTAACGGCAAAGGTTAGACCATATCGTAAACCCTGCACGCCACCGCCCCTTTTGTTTGCTGAGACTAATGGGACTCCAGGAGCCCATGGGTCGGGCTGGTCTTTGAGTTTAACTGCTCATCTTCACTCAGGTGGTTTTGTTCTTCTGGATGGTGAGACGTTCGAGGTGATTGGTAACTGGGAGCACCAAGGCGAGGCGGTGCCGTTCGGCTACGACTTTTGGTACCAGCCTCGGCACAATGTGATGATCAGCACCGAGTGGGGAGCGCCCAAGGCTCTGGTTAACGGTTTTAATCCAGCTCATGTCCAAGAAGGTGAGTTAGAGGAAGAGTCTGAACCTCCTCCCAGTGTCCCCCTTTGCATCTTTCGTGTCCGTCTGTTCCGGACCCGGCTCTGGTCCCAGTAATCCTTATCAGTATCCATCAGCTGCTACGCTTTGGGTTCTTGTTGTGTTGCAGGGCTCTATGGCAGCGCCCTGAATATCTGGGACTGGACCACCCACAAGAAGCTGCAGAGGCTTGATCTAGGAGAAGAGGGCGCCATTCCCCTGGAGGTCCGGTTCCTCCATGACCCGAGTGCCGCTGAGGGCTACGTGGGCTGTGCTCTGAATTCAACTGTCTTCAGATTCTACAAAACAGCAGTGAGTGTGTGGTTCTGTTAAAGAGCGATCAGCTGGTCTCTGCAGGTGACAAACAAGAAAGACGAGTTGGAAAAGCAAACTGTGGTGAACATTCAGCAGGTTTGAAGGTTAGACAGGTGCGACTCACATGTGCTCTGGTTTCATTCTGAAAACGTCTCGCTTTAAAGCAGAGACCCAAACTAAGGTTAGCCAAGCTCCGGCACCAGCTGTTGGAACCACCACCTCAGACAGAtgatgttagcatgctagctgtTAGTGTGTTAGCATGTTTATGCTAACGTGCTTTCTGTGTCTCAGGAGGGGGACTGGGCTGCAGAGAAGGTCATCAGCATTCCTAGTAAGAAGGTGGAGGGATGGATGTTGCCCGAGATGCCAAGTGAGTGCAGTCATTTCCCTTTGATTGCAGTCTTTCACCTGTCTGACccctcacctgtctgtctgcgCAGGTCTCATCACAGACATCCTGATCTCACTGGATGACCGTTATCTCTACTTCAGTAACTGGCTGCACGGTGACATCAGACAATATGACATCACAGACCGCAGAAACCCACGGCTCGTTGGCCAGGTGTGGTTTTATCACACCTGTCGGGTGATGTCACTGAAGATCTGGATTGTTAGCGCAAGACCGCTCACCTGTCTGTCTCTTCCAGGTGTTCTTGGGAGGAAGTATTGTCAGGGACGGACCCATCAGAGTCCTGGAGGACCCAGAGAACCAGCAGCAGCCCCGCCCCTGCATCATAAAGGTATCACGAAGCAGAGAGGCAGGAAGCAGCACACCTGTCTCTTTGTAAAAGAACCGGTGTCTTCTTAGCCCCTGATAAGAGTAACCATGGTTACACGATAACCCCAGGAGGGGGTACAGGTGTAGACTGTACCTGTGGAGACAGAAATGGATTTAACTGTTTCTCATGCTGAGCGATCAGCTGGTGGCTCATCACAACTGCTCTCTGTGTCTCACCTGTGTCCACCTCAGGGGAAGCGTATCCCTGGAAGTCCTCAGATGCTGCAGCTCAGTCTGGATGGGCGGCGCCTCTACGTGACCACGTCTCTGTACAGCGGCTGGGACAAACAGTTTTACCCCGACATGATCAGGTGTGATCCTTGACCCAGCAGGGGTTTCACCTCAGTCCACCTGGACCAATTTCATCATTTATGACTCACAGGATGCTGCTAATGTGATGCTCGTGTGTGCACATGCTTGTTACTGTGTCTGTGCTCAGGGAGGGTTCAGTGATGATGCAGATTGATGTGGACACTGTGGACGGCGGTCTGACCCTGAATGAGGACTTCCTGGTGGATTTTGGTAAAGAGCCCGACGGTCCGGTTCTGGCCCACGAGCTGCGGTATCCCGGCGGAGACTGCACCTCCGACATCTGGCTGTGAAGCTGTGATCGTCCTGAGCCTCAGAGTCCAAACACATTTGAGaacagcatcacacattagaaTAACTTTGTTGTCCATCACATCAGCcgcaagaaaaaaacacataaaaaagtaCAGCAGAGATCAGCACACACATAAAGATAATCAATAACAGAATCAGTGATAAACGGTGTTTCTGTACCAGAATCCATGAGGAGGAACTGAGCCTCAGCAGATGTGTCCATGTTTTGTTCATTATTCCAAAGCTTCCTCACTGAGTCTCCATCCAGCCTCTtggaacagctgaaaaacaggTTAAAGGGCCATTTCGCTTAATTTCACACTGCCATGTATGTTTCGGTTCAACTTTGAACTTCCAAATTCAGGTGAAGCGCCACTCTCAGGTCCTGCCTGCAGGTACAGCGCTCTGCTCACGCTGTTGAAAGCCAGCAGGATTGAAAATGCAGAATGCTCCTTTAAATCGTTCTGGCTCAGGGGAAACTCACAGACTTCATCTTCACAACATCCACCTCTCCCTGCTCGCTCTTTTCCTACCTTATGATTCAGATCAGTGATCGATCAGACACGAAGCAGAACCGCGAGTCTGTGTCAATCGAGCAGTGGGGCACCCTGAGGTACGCCTGAGCAAGGTatcgtccctacacactgctccccaggcgcccaatggctgcccactgcttcacagagtgaatgggttaaatgcagagaggaatttccccaggGGGGTCAATAAAgtacatattattattattattattattattgttattatcattagggcccgagcactgagagtgcgaaggccctattgtatctgctccgtttattattattattattattattattattatttttcattgaaatgaattgcctttttgagggctttaacatgctcaaaaactcatgaaattttgcacacatgccaggtctggtgaaaaattttgtattttaatggttttacatatgagcactgggaaatggctctgtagcgccacctatgccttgttaaatacagccctacgaacacatcgtttgagctacatgtatgaaatttggcacacatgtgtatcatgacaagacgaacaaaaaagtctgttatggccattgacgcaaacccaacaggaagtctgcAATTTAGAAGTGaacgtgacattttggctctaatttcgccatttccatgcctcgaactttttcaaactcctccttgggatttggtcgtataagcttcatctttggtcagtgtcaactacacacctgggccatgttaaattgcggagcttttgagttttcgcgatactgtgaggccgtggcgccacggcgaatttcgatgactcgccatgaaaatattattgcctctcattctgtcatacatggtccgacctggaccaaagagcacacatacgataaggctccacccttgaacatatttcaactgccatatttgacaccaagGACAgcaccacctagtgggaacaggaaatgtcatgttttaaactttggggtacagtattgtaatgggtgacatctgcagcctcaaatttgtccaggaaagccttaaggagttggtcttgggttacagtgaaaactgtgacttttcgcgagagggtgtgacccctgcagcatggcgaactttgatgtctcgccatgaagaaacaaattagtataactcaatgaaatccagtctgatcagtaccagactttacaggcgtGATGTCAatcccgccctgaacagattgatctgcccattgtcaggaaaacgcagagcgccacctagtggcaacaggaaatgtcatgtgtttcattttagtgtactgattttcacaggttcatcgtggccacctcaaaagcggagaatattaacatcagtctgtcgtgatgcttcagtgagaaaattgtgactttaaacggaacggcgcaccctggtggcaacgcagttcaccatgaacaatgaagtggcttttgaggggcttggaaagtttaaaaagtcctgAAATTTGGCGAACACCTCCAATGTGACAACTGCTatcttgttatgtgatcattttcattgaataacGCAATATGGCTCcgcagcgccccctacaaaatttcaaaacaacagcccctgctctgtgttttatctataagtctgaaacctggtgagCTTATAGGAGAtttcaagatgtacaaaaaagtctcttggagcaatatcccaaatccaacaggaagtcagccattttaaaattaatgtgtaatttttgcgacattttcccctcttttcaggcctcatactttgacgaactcctccaaggaaTTTCATCAGATTGACCCGATCTCCAGCGCGtgtaatctaaaga
This sequence is a window from Oreochromis aureus strain Israel breed Guangdong linkage group 11, ZZ_aureus, whole genome shotgun sequence. Protein-coding genes within it:
- the selenbp1 gene encoding methanethiol oxidase isoform X1; this translates as MAAEERMLLVEKRASCSGCGPGYRSPLDAMKGPREEILYLPCIYRNTGILKPDYLATVDVDPKSPTYCQVIHRLPMPNLRDELHHSGWNACSSCFDDASKKRNFLILPSLISSRIYVVDVGTNPRAPKIHKMVEPIELYWKCGLANPHTSHCLGSGQIMISCMGDPSGNGKGGFVLLDGETFEVIGNWEHQGEAVPFGYDFWYQPRHNVMISTEWGAPKALVNGFNPAHVQEGLYGSALNIWDWTTHKKLQRLDLGEEGAIPLEVRFLHDPSAAEGYVGCALNSTVFRFYKTAEGDWAAEKVISIPSKKVEGWMLPEMPSLITDILISLDDRYLYFSNWLHGDIRQYDITDRRNPRLVGQVFLGGSIVRDGPIRVLEDPENQQQPRPCIIKGKRIPGSPQMLQLSLDGRRLYVTTSLYSGWDKQFYPDMIREGSVMMQIDVDTVDGGLTLNEDFLVDFGKEPDGPVLAHELRYPGGDCTSDIWL
- the selenbp1 gene encoding methanethiol oxidase isoform X2 — translated: MASCSGCGPGYRSPLDAMKGPREEILYLPCIYRNTGILKPDYLATVDVDPKSPTYCQVIHRLPMPNLRDELHHSGWNACSSCFDDASKKRNFLILPSLISSRIYVVDVGTNPRAPKIHKMVEPIELYWKCGLANPHTSHCLGSGQIMISCMGDPSGNGKGGFVLLDGETFEVIGNWEHQGEAVPFGYDFWYQPRHNVMISTEWGAPKALVNGFNPAHVQEGLYGSALNIWDWTTHKKLQRLDLGEEGAIPLEVRFLHDPSAAEGYVGCALNSTVFRFYKTAEGDWAAEKVISIPSKKVEGWMLPEMPSLITDILISLDDRYLYFSNWLHGDIRQYDITDRRNPRLVGQVFLGGSIVRDGPIRVLEDPENQQQPRPCIIKGKRIPGSPQMLQLSLDGRRLYVTTSLYSGWDKQFYPDMIREGSVMMQIDVDTVDGGLTLNEDFLVDFGKEPDGPVLAHELRYPGGDCTSDIWL